The following are encoded together in the Triticum dicoccoides isolate Atlit2015 ecotype Zavitan chromosome 6B, WEW_v2.0, whole genome shotgun sequence genome:
- the LOC119324824 gene encoding probable acyl-activating enzyme 5, peroxisomal, with protein MEKLGMNPVNACPLTPLGFLERAATAFGGCRSVVYHDAVWTWSQTFRRCLRLASALVSLGVSRGDVVSALLPNVPAMYEMHFGVPMSGAVLNTINTSLDAATVAVLLGHSAKIVFADPAFLPLLTDALHLLPPGGQPAPRVILVEDPYYEKERANDEVAVLTTYEMLLEKGDPEFAWVRPATEWDPMILNYTSGTTSAPKGVVNCHRGIFLITVNSLIDWAVPARPTFLWTLPMFHANGSSFPWGMAMVGGTNVCLRRVDAVEVYATIARNDVTHLCASPMVLNVLANAPEGVRRLLTAGKVRVLTGGAQLPAAVLELAEAVGFQVSHGYGLSETGGLVVSCVWKDEWNKLPAPERARLKTRQGVRTPVMAEVAILDSETGRSVPHDGSTMGEIVLSGSCVMLGYLNDDKATQAAIRDDGWFHTGDIGVMHPDGYLEIRDRSKDVIVSGGDTISSMEVESALYGHPAVNEAAVVARLDEVLGEAPCAFVSLKEACTVTADELIAWSRERMPHFMVPKTVVFRAELPKTSTGKMKKYVLRDLASGMGPTRGSSGV; from the coding sequence ATGGAGAAGCTGGGAATGAACCCCGTCAACGCGTGCCCGCTCACGCCGCTGGGGTTTCTGGAGCGTGCGGCCACCGCTTTCGGCGGCTGCCGGTCCGTCGTCTACCATGACGCCGTCTGGACCTGGAGCCAGACCTTCCGACGctgcctccgcctcgcctccgcGCTCGTGTCGCTGGGCGTCTCCCGCGGCGACGTGGTCTCGGCGCTCCTACCCAACGTGCCGGCCATGTACGAGATGCACTTCGGCGTGCCCATGAGCGGCGCCGTGCTCAACACCATCAACACGAGCCTCGACGCGGCCACAGTGGCCGTCCTGCTCGGCCACAGTGCCAAGATCGTCTTCGCTGATCCGGCGTTCCTGCCGCTCCTCACCGACGCGCTCCACCTTCTGCCGCCAGGGGGCCAACCTGCGCCGCGTGTCATCCTCGTCGAGGACCCCTACTATGAGAAGGAGCGTGCGAACGATGAGGTGGCAGTACTCACCACGTACGAGATGCTTCTCGAGAAGGGAGACCCGGAGTTCGCCTGGGTCCGGCCGGCGACCGAGTGGGATCCCATGATCCTCAACTACACCTCAGGCACGACGTCGGCGCCCAAAGGGGTGGTCAACTGCCACCGCGGGATTTTCTTGATCACCGTCAACTCGCTCATTGACTGGGCGGTGCCCGCTCGACCGACGTTCCTGTGGACGCTGCCCATGTTCCACGCCAACGGGTCAAGCTTCCCCTGGGGGATGGCCATGGTGGGCGGCACCAACGTCTGCCTCCGCCGTGTCGACGCCGTCGAGGTCTACGCCACCATCGCTCGCAACGACGTCACCCACCTCTGCGCCTCGCCGATGGTGCTCAACGTGCTGGCCAACGCACCCGAGGGCGTGCGGAGGCTCCTAACAGCAGGGAAGGTGCGTGTCCTGACGGGCGGCGCGCAGCTGCCGGCCGCCGTGCTGGAGCTGGCTGAGGCCGTCGGCTTCCAGGTCAGCCACGGGTACGGGCTGAGCGAGACCGGGGGGCTGGTGGTGTCGTGCGTGTGGAAAGACGAGTGGAACAAGCTGCCGGCGCCCGAGCGAGCGCGGCTCAAGACGAGGCAGGGCGTGCGCACACCGGTGATGGCCGAGGTGGCCATCCTCGACAGCGAAACGGGCCGCAGCGTGCCCCACGACGGATCCACAATGGGCGAGATCGTGCTCAGCGGTAGCTGCGTCATGCTGGGGTACCTCAACGACGACAAGGCGACCCAGGCGGCGATCCGAGACGACGGGTGGTTCCACACGGGGGACATCGGGGTCATGCACCCGGACGGCTACCTGGAGATCCGTGACCGCTCCAAGGACGTGATCGTGAGTGGCGGGGACACCATCAGCAGCATGGAGGTGGAGTCAGCGCTGTACGGTCACCCGGCGGTGAACGAGGCCGCGGTGGTGGCCCGGCTAGACGAGGTGTTAGGGGAGGCACCATGTGCGTTCGTGAGCCTCAAGGAAGCTTGCACCGTGACCGCGGACGAGCTGATCGCATGGAGCCGGGAGCGCATGCCGCACTTCATGGTGCCCAAGACCGTGGTCTTCCGTGCCGAGCTGCCCAAGACATCCACCGGAAAGATGAAGAAGTACGTGCTCCGCGACCTCGCCAGCGGGATGGGACCCACACGCGGCAGCTCCGGGGTGTAG